The following are from one region of the Pseudodesulfovibrio piezophilus C1TLV30 genome:
- a CDS encoding DUF4389 domain-containing protein encodes MPNTDRITTVDRTEILKRFLVTLVCLIFFEVTSFMIQLSVLFQYGYLLIAKKRSEPLRNFTNNLSQYGYRIMRYATLNENLRPFPFNQFPGDSECEPPVKQVQFK; translated from the coding sequence ATGCCCAACACAGACAGAATCACCACCGTGGACCGCACAGAAATCCTGAAGCGATTCCTCGTGACCTTGGTCTGCCTGATTTTTTTTGAAGTGACTTCTTTCATGATTCAACTTTCAGTACTGTTTCAGTATGGGTATTTGCTCATCGCCAAGAAACGGAGTGAGCCACTTCGAAATTTCACAAACAACCTCTCCCAATATGGCTATAGAATCATGCGGTACGCAACCCTCAATGAAAATCTCCGGCCATTCCCTTTCAACCAGTTCCCCGGCGATTCAGAGTGCGAACCTCCGGTCAAGCAAGTCCAATTCAAATAG
- a CDS encoding HD-GYP domain-containing protein: MIKKLPIEALRPGMSIVKLSSDVWEHMPNLYTQPGIIRSGDEVRQIKERGFEHAFVEVEVPGELSLEKGLDAILAQCDHAGPAKFRVPFEQEIEAAFMAYENAMLHVRRIVSDVKLGRAVDYDASMATIDSIVETAVRNPNTLVCLSKLSRYDDYTYTHCINVAAISVVFGEFLGLGKKQLQLLGVAGMMHDLGKIAVPENIINKRARLNEAEFDQIRHHPQYGCDILGKQLSIPGEIIDAVRDHHEKYNGSGYPNGLKSNETSPMGRIISLADVYDALTSDRAYKDAILPNRALALMYGMREQDFDPLEVQIFIKSLGIFPAGSLVRLNTGFHALVYESNPMHPLLPKVKIILDKDLRPIQSETVDLATQWHAGKDGLEIVECVDPGAYRLNLKPFLRKRR; the protein is encoded by the coding sequence ATGATCAAGAAGCTCCCTATCGAGGCCCTCAGGCCAGGCATGTCTATCGTCAAGCTCTCCAGTGATGTGTGGGAGCACATGCCGAACCTCTACACTCAGCCGGGAATCATTCGCTCTGGTGATGAGGTTCGACAGATCAAGGAAAGGGGTTTTGAGCACGCTTTTGTCGAGGTCGAAGTCCCTGGAGAACTTTCTTTGGAAAAGGGACTGGATGCCATTCTGGCTCAGTGTGACCACGCTGGTCCGGCCAAATTTCGGGTTCCGTTTGAGCAGGAAATAGAGGCGGCGTTCATGGCGTATGAAAATGCCATGCTGCACGTTCGTCGTATCGTCAGCGATGTCAAGCTCGGGCGCGCTGTGGATTATGATGCCTCCATGGCCACCATTGATTCCATCGTTGAAACTGCTGTCCGTAATCCCAACACGCTCGTCTGTCTTTCCAAACTGTCGCGGTATGATGACTATACCTATACCCATTGTATCAATGTTGCTGCCATTTCCGTGGTTTTTGGCGAATTTCTCGGTCTGGGGAAAAAACAGCTTCAGCTCCTTGGGGTGGCCGGGATGATGCACGACCTCGGGAAAATAGCGGTCCCCGAGAATATTATTAACAAACGGGCGAGACTGAATGAGGCCGAGTTTGACCAGATCAGACACCATCCCCAATACGGATGTGATATTCTTGGCAAGCAGCTCTCCATTCCCGGTGAAATAATAGACGCCGTGCGGGACCATCATGAGAAATATAACGGGTCCGGCTATCCCAATGGGCTGAAGAGCAATGAGACCTCCCCTATGGGACGCATCATCAGTCTGGCCGATGTGTATGATGCCCTGACAAGTGATCGGGCCTACAAGGATGCCATCCTGCCCAACCGGGCCTTGGCGCTCATGTATGGTATGCGGGAGCAGGATTTTGATCCCCTGGAGGTCCAGATCTTTATCAAGAGTCTTGGGATTTTCCCCGCAGGCAGTCTGGTTCGGCTCAATACCGGATTCCATGCCCTTGTGTATGAGTCCAATCCGATGCACCCGCTGCTTCCCAAGGTTAAAATCATCCTGGATAAGGATTTGCGGCCTATCCAGTCGGAAACCGTGGATTTGGCAACGCAATGGCATGCGGGGAAAGATGGATTGGAAATAGTGGAGTGTGTCGACCCCGGAGCTTACAGACTCAACCTGAAACCATTCCTGCGCAAGCGAAGATAG
- a CDS encoding cysteine-rich small domain-containing protein gives MENSHRFFNNRECQYFPCHTTEKPNEFNCLFCFCPLYFLEDCGGRFRLLESGVKDCTPCLIPHMPKGYDYILKKIRGRIDGLRKQKTDEEML, from the coding sequence ATGGAAAACAGCCACAGGTTCTTCAACAACCGGGAATGTCAATATTTCCCATGCCATACAACGGAAAAGCCAAATGAATTCAACTGCCTGTTCTGCTTTTGCCCGCTCTATTTTCTCGAAGACTGTGGAGGTCGGTTTCGCCTGCTGGAATCCGGGGTGAAAGACTGCACCCCCTGCCTGATCCCGCACATGCCCAAAGGATATGACTATATCCTAAAAAAGATACGGGGCAGGATCGACGGTCTTCGCAAGCAGAAGACTGACGAGGAAATGCTTTAA